A genomic region of Sphingobacteriales bacterium contains the following coding sequences:
- a CDS encoding serine/threonine-protein phosphatase, with product MPHSKAYTIEGIYLPHQNIGGDYYDVIPLNPKEVLLCIADVSGKGVGAAMMMSNFQAVLRAYVKDGGSLSNLVQKLNHNVFEITGGDSYITLFIAKYNASEHQLCYINAGHVPPLLVHQQQCDELDGGCTMLGVFEKLPFIQETVRNIPPSALLMLHTDGFTDMCGEPHDCLHTHEAIKELLLNCQLQNISDIKQTILSFIENHQFNNDAYSDDISVLVCKFL from the coding sequence ATGCCTCATAGTAAAGCATATACTATCGAGGGTATTTATTTGCCGCACCAAAATATAGGCGGCGATTACTACGATGTCATTCCTCTCAATCCCAAAGAAGTGCTGCTCTGTATCGCCGATGTATCCGGCAAGGGTGTGGGAGCAGCTATGATGATGTCAAATTTTCAGGCAGTGCTGCGCGCTTATGTAAAAGATGGCGGCAGCTTGTCTAATTTAGTACAAAAACTCAATCACAACGTTTTTGAAATTACCGGCGGCGATAGCTATATCACCCTCTTTATTGCTAAATATAATGCCTCAGAACACCAACTCTGCTATATCAATGCCGGTCATGTGCCGCCTTTATTGGTGCATCAACAACAATGCGATGAACTTGACGGAGGCTGTACGATGTTGGGCGTTTTTGAAAAACTGCCTTTTATTCAGGAAACTGTACGCAATATACCGCCCTCAGCTTTGTTAATGCTCCACACTGACGGATTTACGGATATGTGCGGCGAACCGCATGATTGCTTACATACGCACGAAGCTATTAAAGAACTTCTTTTGAACTGCCAATTACAAAATATCAGCGATATTAAACAAACTATTCTGTCCTTTATAGAAAATCACCAGTTTAATAATGACGCTTATTCCGATGATATTTCGGTATTGGTCTGTAAGTTTTTGTAA